The Niastella koreensis GR20-10 genome includes a window with the following:
- a CDS encoding SusC/RagA family TonB-linked outer membrane protein, whose translation MSKIDNKITGLPLCLIVLLLFITGNGFAQGTKTVTGTVKGAGGEPLSGINVTVKGTNTVTTTDAGGKFTIAVPGNKNVLVFSAIGYGTKEQTIGNSKTINITLVTEASNLNDVVVVGYGTKKKSDLTGAIASVSNETLVRGGNNNSMGAMQGAVAGVNIVRSNNKPGGSYSIDMRGLSSISSSNTPLIVVDGIQVTNMDMINPNDIEKIDILKDASATAIYGSRGANGVVIVTTKRGKTGKVKISYDNYVGMRQYTNVPKMMTGDEYVQLAREARRATNNNVYVPDDQIFTDPSELKAVQDHNYYDWIDAISSKALQTNHTVSAAGGTDDAKYALSGGYYYEDGMLKPQEYTRYNLRAVLDLKANEVLGFGGSVYFTHSIRETGNSDLLQDAFRMRPTQFPNSLVDGTSQWKYPSNGLFNPLITQNNEFNNTKGNTFLGNVYLRLTPVNGLELRSSFSPYVENYQVGQYRGVYTKALQGTAAGATSSLQKYTNTNWVLDNIATYKWARGIHNLDATAVYSLQKTQYENVQAASKDLTFNSLYYNIQGGTPTGQSSAYTQTNLTSCLGRINYTLMNKYLFTVSARYDGSSRLAEGHKWAMFPSAAVGWKIREENFLKDVKWLSDLKLRMSYGQTGNDAVKPYQTNGSISAPQYYSFGSDVIGNVPNNLRNDALSWETTKEYNLGVDFGLLNNRITGSVELYNRLTTNLIMSKLVPVTLGYTSITANVGSVRNKGVELTLNTVNVQTEHFRWNSTFTLAYNKNAIVDLAYKEDLGKYSNQLAGMTGDYANGWFIGQPIRVNWDLMTIGVWQLGQEAEAAQYGQKPGQFRVKDSDKDGVINNEKDRYLDGKRTPDYIGGFTNTFQYKNFDFAVHVYFRTGARERNQFYVSWALENNNGNFNNLKKDYWTPENPSNTMAQPSNMGPYRDQNSISKTVSHEMQSTDFVKAAYATLGYTFNKKLLDRLKISRFRIYATVQNPLIITPFSGYDPEQATVGPNTSDLMTRNLLLGLDISF comes from the coding sequence ATGAGCAAAATTGACAACAAGATTACGGGGCTTCCATTGTGCCTCATTGTCCTGTTACTGTTTATTACCGGTAATGGGTTTGCCCAGGGAACCAAAACTGTCACCGGAACAGTTAAAGGCGCCGGTGGCGAACCGCTGTCGGGCATTAACGTTACCGTAAAAGGTACCAACACGGTCACCACTACCGATGCCGGCGGCAAATTTACCATTGCCGTACCGGGCAATAAAAACGTGCTGGTGTTCAGCGCCATTGGGTATGGAACCAAAGAACAAACAATTGGCAACAGCAAAACCATCAATATAACCCTGGTTACCGAGGCCTCGAACCTGAATGATGTAGTGGTAGTGGGATATGGAACAAAAAAGAAGTCAGACCTTACCGGGGCCATTGCCAGTGTAAGCAATGAAACGCTGGTGCGGGGCGGCAATAACAACTCCATGGGCGCCATGCAGGGTGCTGTAGCCGGCGTTAACATTGTAAGAAGTAACAACAAGCCAGGTGGCAGTTATAGTATAGATATGCGGGGGTTGAGTTCTATTTCAAGCTCCAATACTCCGTTGATTGTGGTAGATGGCATCCAGGTTACCAATATGGATATGATCAACCCGAACGACATCGAGAAGATCGACATCCTGAAAGACGCATCTGCGACTGCCATTTACGGTTCGCGTGGCGCCAATGGCGTGGTGATCGTAACCACTAAAAGAGGTAAAACGGGTAAGGTAAAGATCAGCTACGATAATTATGTGGGCATGCGGCAATATACCAATGTGCCAAAGATGATGACCGGCGATGAGTATGTTCAACTGGCGCGCGAAGCCCGGCGGGCCACCAATAACAATGTGTACGTGCCCGACGACCAGATTTTCACCGATCCTTCCGAATTAAAAGCGGTGCAGGACCATAATTATTACGACTGGATAGACGCTATCTCCAGCAAGGCGCTGCAAACTAATCATACCGTATCTGCTGCCGGTGGTACCGATGACGCCAAATACGCCCTTTCCGGCGGCTACTATTATGAAGACGGCATGCTGAAACCCCAGGAGTATACTCGGTACAACCTGCGTGCGGTGTTGGACCTGAAAGCGAATGAAGTACTGGGTTTTGGCGGCAGCGTGTATTTTACCCACAGCATACGCGAAACCGGTAACAGCGATCTGTTGCAGGACGCCTTCCGCATGCGGCCCACGCAATTTCCCAATAGCCTGGTAGATGGTACTTCGCAATGGAAGTACCCCAGCAATGGTTTGTTCAATCCCCTCATTACCCAAAACAATGAGTTCAATAATACCAAAGGCAATACGTTTTTGGGGAATGTATATCTTAGATTAACCCCGGTGAACGGCCTGGAACTTCGTTCTTCATTTTCTCCTTATGTAGAAAATTACCAGGTGGGCCAATACCGTGGCGTATATACAAAAGCATTACAGGGTACGGCTGCGGGCGCCACTTCCAGTTTGCAGAAGTATACCAACACCAACTGGGTGCTGGATAACATTGCCACGTATAAATGGGCCAGGGGTATTCACAACCTCGATGCAACGGCGGTATATTCCTTACAGAAAACGCAATATGAAAACGTGCAGGCAGCTTCAAAAGACCTTACGTTCAATTCACTTTATTATAACATCCAGGGTGGTACGCCAACCGGTCAGAGTTCTGCGTATACCCAAACTAATTTAACTTCCTGCCTCGGGCGTATCAACTATACGCTCATGAATAAGTATCTGTTTACGGTGAGCGCGCGCTACGATGGTTCTTCCCGCCTGGCGGAAGGACATAAATGGGCGATGTTTCCCTCTGCCGCCGTTGGCTGGAAGATAAGGGAGGAAAACTTTTTAAAAGATGTGAAGTGGTTGAGCGATCTGAAACTGCGCATGAGTTATGGACAAACCGGTAATGATGCGGTGAAGCCTTATCAAACAAACGGCAGTATTTCTGCACCGCAATATTATTCCTTCGGCTCCGATGTAATTGGTAATGTACCCAACAATTTACGCAACGATGCGCTGAGCTGGGAAACCACCAAAGAATATAACCTCGGTGTTGACTTCGGGTTGTTGAACAACCGCATCACCGGTTCGGTGGAGTTGTACAACCGGTTAACCACCAACCTCATCATGAGCAAACTGGTGCCCGTAACACTAGGGTATACTTCCATTACCGCCAATGTAGGCTCGGTTCGCAATAAAGGTGTAGAGTTAACCCTGAATACCGTGAACGTACAAACGGAACATTTTCGCTGGAACTCTACCTTCACGCTGGCGTATAATAAAAACGCCATTGTTGACCTGGCTTACAAAGAAGACCTGGGCAAATACAGCAACCAGTTGGCCGGCATGACGGGTGATTATGCGAACGGCTGGTTTATTGGCCAACCCATTCGGGTTAACTGGGACCTGATGACGATTGGCGTATGGCAATTAGGCCAGGAAGCCGAAGCCGCCCAATACGGACAAAAGCCCGGACAGTTCCGCGTAAAGGATTCTGATAAGGACGGCGTGATCAACAATGAAAAAGACCGTTACCTCGATGGCAAACGCACACCCGATTATATCGGAGGGTTTACCAATACCTTTCAATATAAGAACTTCGACTTTGCGGTACATGTTTACTTCAGAACCGGTGCCAGGGAACGAAACCAGTTCTATGTATCCTGGGCGTTGGAGAACAACAACGGCAACTTTAATAACCTGAAGAAGGATTACTGGACACCCGAAAATCCTTCCAATACCATGGCGCAACCCAGCAACATGGGGCCCTACAGAGATCAGAACAGCATTTCTAAAACCGTGTCGCACGAAATGCAAAGCACCGACTTTGTAAAAGCAGCGTATGCCACGTTGGGCTATACGTTCAATAAGAAGTTACTGGATAGATTAAAGATCAGTCGCTTCAGGATCTATGCAACGGTGCAGAACCCGCTCATCATTACGCCGTTCAGCGGGTACGATCCGGAACAGGCAACGGTGGGCCCTAATACCAGCGACCTGATGACCCGTAACCTGTTGCTGGGCCTGGACATTTCTTTCTAA
- a CDS encoding alginate lyase family protein, whose protein sequence is MKHLIMIFSLLPGMIHAQTFIHPGLLQSREDLQRMKTAVAAKQEPIYAGYQVFIQDPASREGYKMQGPMAMVGRNPTVGQTTYDNDANAAYQHAIMWAITGQKSYADTAIRIINAWSATLKSITGRDAVLMAGLGPFKMVNAAEIIRYTNAGWLEADIQQTEKHFREVIYPVLKDFAPFANGNWDAAAIKTVMGIGIFCNDRFIYERALQYYVNGSGNGRLTHYVINETGQVQETGRDQAHAQLGIALLSDCCEMAWHQGLDLYGYANNRLLKGFEYTAKYNLNNDVPFIHELDRTGKYEHFKPSEQSRGDLRAVYEQIYNHYVNRMGLQAPFTKQAAEKIRPEGPGKPGADHPGYGTLLYTRLPGSAIVHNPKAAPGGIIPTGSNQQITLSWIATTGAETYSVKRALNSGGPYTTIATRITAANYTDKQVKPGVVYYYTLTATNAKGESAKAWEVSIAAGLPNAWKQQAIGAAATTDKAEYVGNGFSVAALGNGLGDTRDTCFVIYRLLQGDGTITMRINPEPGSQFTSMGLMMREALTANAVHAALMLYPGKTNTVEAPSWHVRLVSRAKTGAVNTVDTIGHALVEPAVTYGRLTGFYWLRLQRKGSTFTGFGSYDGNNWTLIGSVQLTLKKDLLVAIPVASGMPNSTMVQIDNVSVTTN, encoded by the coding sequence ATGAAGCATCTCATTATGATATTTTCCCTTTTACCAGGTATGATCCACGCCCAAACATTCATCCATCCCGGCCTACTCCAAAGCCGGGAAGATCTGCAACGGATGAAGACCGCAGTGGCTGCCAAACAGGAACCCATTTATGCCGGCTACCAGGTGTTTATTCAGGATCCCGCCTCGCGGGAGGGTTATAAAATGCAGGGACCGATGGCCATGGTGGGGCGCAACCCTACAGTGGGACAAACTACTTACGACAATGACGCCAATGCAGCGTATCAACATGCGATTATGTGGGCGATCACGGGACAGAAATCCTATGCAGATACCGCGATCAGAATCATCAATGCCTGGTCGGCCACGCTGAAATCGATCACGGGTCGCGATGCGGTGCTGATGGCCGGGTTGGGGCCTTTCAAAATGGTGAATGCGGCCGAGATCATCCGGTATACCAATGCAGGCTGGTTGGAGGCAGATATTCAACAAACGGAAAAACATTTCAGGGAAGTGATCTATCCCGTTTTGAAAGACTTTGCGCCATTTGCCAATGGCAACTGGGATGCAGCGGCTATTAAAACCGTTATGGGCATCGGCATCTTTTGTAACGACCGGTTCATCTATGAACGCGCCCTGCAATACTATGTAAATGGCAGTGGTAATGGCCGCCTCACGCATTATGTAATCAATGAAACCGGACAGGTACAGGAAACCGGCCGCGACCAGGCGCATGCCCAATTGGGGATTGCCCTGTTGAGCGATTGCTGCGAAATGGCCTGGCACCAGGGGTTGGACCTGTATGGTTATGCCAATAACCGACTGTTAAAAGGGTTTGAATATACTGCAAAGTATAACCTGAATAACGACGTGCCCTTTATACATGAGCTGGATCGTACCGGAAAGTATGAGCATTTCAAACCATCTGAACAATCACGCGGTGACTTGCGGGCGGTGTATGAACAGATCTATAATCATTATGTAAACAGGATGGGGCTGCAAGCGCCCTTCACCAAACAGGCTGCGGAAAAGATAAGACCCGAAGGGCCAGGCAAACCCGGCGCCGATCACCCCGGCTATGGTACGCTGTTATATACAAGACTGCCCGGTTCGGCCATCGTTCACAATCCAAAAGCCGCGCCGGGTGGTATTATCCCCACAGGTTCCAACCAACAAATAACCCTGAGCTGGATAGCCACTACCGGTGCTGAAACCTATTCTGTAAAACGAGCATTAAATAGCGGTGGTCCTTATACGACCATTGCGACCCGCATTACCGCTGCTAACTATACTGACAAACAGGTAAAACCCGGTGTTGTGTATTACTATACCCTCACTGCAACCAATGCAAAAGGTGAAAGTGCCAAAGCCTGGGAAGTGAGCATTGCTGCCGGCTTGCCCAATGCCTGGAAACAACAGGCAATAGGCGCAGCTGCCACAACAGACAAAGCCGAATACGTTGGTAATGGATTTAGCGTAGCCGCTTTGGGGAATGGTTTGGGCGATACCCGGGATACCTGTTTTGTTATTTACCGGCTATTACAAGGCGATGGAACCATCACCATGCGTATAAATCCCGAACCTGGTTCGCAGTTCACCAGCATGGGGTTGATGATGCGCGAAGCATTGACCGCAAATGCAGTGCATGCTGCGCTTATGTTATATCCTGGTAAAACCAATACCGTGGAAGCGCCCTCCTGGCATGTGCGATTAGTGAGTCGCGCAAAAACAGGGGCGGTAAACACGGTTGATACCATTGGACATGCATTGGTGGAACCCGCTGTAACCTATGGCCGCCTGACCGGCTTTTACTGGTTACGTTTGCAAAGAAAGGGCTCCACTTTTACCGGCTTTGGTTCTTACGATGGCAATAACTGGACGCTCATTGGAAGTGTGCAACTGACTTTGAAAAAAGACCTGTTGGTTGCAATCCCTGTTGCCTCCGGCATGCCCAACAGCACCATGGTGCAAATAGACAATGTATCTGTAACTACTAATTAA
- a CDS encoding RagB/SusD family nutrient uptake outer membrane protein codes for MCINKYMIKGMLALTIVVATTSCKKDFLAEVNYSSQSAEQYFATRAGYESLVIGCYSNLRTIYNSKDYQNVTQLGTDIVTQNYPGAVSPLNQYTVTLTSNDGSIANYWTMLYAALKNVNAAIDRAPAVITKDADPDGIDPAVRDKRVAEAKALRALYLFEIVRNWGRAPLITSEPMAPTNTAEIADGAAFYTQILKDLTDAIAILPGKPTGTDFGRMSASAAKHLRALVYLTRGYQPYADANDFTNAYNDAADVINNSGYSLVSDFAQVHRQANETNNEILFSIGFSTTANNNTNNWPKWYLFPYREGWAGLSKSAIYSNDDVAGIPTKLAYLLYDWQKDRRAEVTFMSPVNGTPATAVDGTNRGKDWFQCTSAVAGKFALGDTVIYLPVPTDAKYKQWSDADRTTVKYVVYNYPVGDTTDWTKDDYYKNAYQTTNSTTRAWLPVWKFKDANTIYNESNAGSGTRDIYLYRLAETCLIAAEAAVKKGDNANALLYLNKVRTRAEKIPGSLQKTGTVTIDDILDERALELFGEAPRWNDLQRTHKLADRVLKYNWDVTHITGGVQTQLTTGDSKFYLRPFPLSWMNSLSNQQEVTQNNGW; via the coding sequence ATGTGCATCAATAAATACATGATAAAAGGAATGCTGGCGCTCACGATAGTGGTTGCCACCACTTCCTGCAAAAAAGATTTCCTGGCCGAAGTGAATTACAGCAGCCAGTCGGCCGAACAGTATTTCGCTACCAGGGCTGGCTATGAAAGCCTGGTGATTGGTTGTTACAGTAACCTGCGAACGATCTATAACAGCAAAGACTACCAAAACGTAACGCAGCTGGGCACCGATATAGTAACACAAAATTATCCCGGTGCGGTGAGCCCGTTAAACCAGTATACAGTAACGTTAACCTCAAACGACGGCAGCATCGCCAATTACTGGACCATGTTGTATGCGGCGTTGAAGAACGTAAATGCTGCTATTGACCGGGCGCCGGCGGTAATCACCAAGGATGCCGATCCCGATGGCATCGATCCTGCGGTGCGTGATAAAAGAGTAGCAGAGGCAAAGGCCTTACGCGCCCTGTATTTATTCGAGATCGTGCGTAACTGGGGCCGGGCGCCATTAATAACGTCGGAGCCCATGGCGCCCACCAACACTGCGGAAATAGCAGATGGCGCGGCGTTTTATACGCAGATCCTGAAAGACCTTACCGATGCCATTGCCATCTTACCCGGGAAACCAACAGGAACAGATTTTGGCAGAATGTCGGCAAGCGCAGCCAAACACCTGCGGGCGCTGGTGTACCTCACCAGGGGGTATCAACCGTATGCCGATGCCAATGATTTTACGAATGCGTATAACGATGCAGCAGATGTGATCAATAACTCCGGTTACTCCCTGGTAAGTGATTTTGCCCAGGTACACCGGCAGGCCAATGAAACCAATAACGAGATCCTGTTCTCTATAGGTTTTTCCACCACGGCGAATAACAATACCAACAACTGGCCCAAATGGTATTTGTTTCCGTATCGCGAAGGCTGGGCCGGGTTGTCGAAAAGCGCCATTTACAGCAATGATGATGTGGCCGGCATTCCCACCAAACTGGCGTATTTATTATACGACTGGCAAAAAGACCGCCGAGCCGAAGTAACCTTTATGAGTCCGGTTAATGGTACGCCGGCAACGGCTGTCGATGGCACCAATCGTGGTAAGGACTGGTTCCAGTGCACCAGTGCCGTAGCAGGAAAATTTGCCTTGGGCGATACCGTTATTTATTTGCCGGTGCCTACTGATGCCAAATACAAACAATGGAGCGATGCCGATAGAACAACCGTAAAGTATGTAGTATACAATTACCCCGTTGGCGATACCACCGACTGGACGAAGGATGATTATTACAAGAACGCCTATCAAACCACCAATTCCACTACCCGGGCCTGGTTACCGGTTTGGAAGTTCAAGGATGCCAACACCATTTACAATGAAAGCAATGCCGGTTCCGGCACCCGCGATATTTACCTGTACCGCCTGGCCGAAACCTGTTTGATAGCCGCCGAAGCAGCCGTAAAAAAGGGTGACAATGCCAATGCATTACTCTACTTGAATAAAGTAAGAACAAGAGCTGAAAAAATACCCGGCTCCTTACAGAAAACAGGAACCGTTACCATCGATGATATTCTTGACGAGAGGGCATTGGAATTGTTTGGCGAAGCGCCACGCTGGAACGACCTGCAACGCACCCATAAGTTAGCAGACCGCGTACTTAAATACAACTGGGATGTTACCCACATCACCGGCGGCGTGCAAACCCAATTGACAACCGGCGATTCTAAATTTTATTTGCGACCTTTCCCGTTAAGTTGGATGAATAGTTTATCTAATCAGCAGGAAGTTACTCAGAATAATGGTTGGTAG